Proteins co-encoded in one Streptococcus pyogenes genomic window:
- a CDS encoding DUF1149 family protein, which yields MQLVREKEFVNQYHYDARNLEWEKENGTPETNFEVTFQLIDKDEQQKETVIVSVLQFVIVKEEFVISGVISQMVRILDRLVDKPSEFTQEEVESLAAPLLDMVKRLTYEVTEIALDRPGIHLEFKN from the coding sequence ATGCAATTAGTTCGTGAAAAAGAATTTGTCAACCAGTACCATTATGATGCTAGAAATTTAGAGTGGGAAAAAGAAAACGGAACACCAGAGACCAATTTTGAAGTGACTTTTCAGTTGATTGATAAAGATGAGCAGCAAAAAGAAACAGTAATTGTATCTGTATTGCAATTTGTTATTGTCAAAGAAGAATTTGTTATTAGTGGGGTCATCTCACAAATGGTTCGTATTTTAGATCGTTTAGTGGATAAACCAAGCGAATTTACGCAAGAGGAAGTTGAATCCTTAGCTGCTCCTTTGCTAGATATGGTTAAGCGATTGACTTATGAAGTCACAGAAATTGCCTTGGATCGTCCAGGTATTCATTTGGAGTTTAAAAATTAA
- a CDS encoding DegV family protein, producing MKLAVITDSTATLPTDLKQDKAIFSLDIPVIIDDETYFEGRNLSIDDFYQKMADSQNLPKTSQPSLSELDNLLGLLSSKGYTHVIGLFLAGGISGFWQNIQFLAEEHPEIEMAFPDSKITSAPLGSMVKNVLDWSRQGMTFQAILNKLQEQIDGTTAFIMVDDLNHLVKGGRLSNGSALLGNLLSIKPILRFDEEGKIVVYEKVRTEKKAMKRLVEILNDLIADGQYNVFIIHSKAQDKADYLKRLLQDSGYQYDIEEVHFGAVIATHLGEGAIAFGVTPRL from the coding sequence ATGAAATTAGCAGTAATTACTGACAGTACAGCAACACTACCAACAGATCTGAAACAAGATAAAGCTATTTTTAGCCTTGATATACCAGTTATCATTGACGATGAGACCTATTTTGAAGGTCGAAATTTGAGTATAGATGATTTTTATCAAAAGATGGCTGACTCCCAAAATCTTCCCAAGACAAGTCAGCCAAGTTTATCTGAACTAGATAATCTTTTAGGACTTTTATCTTCTAAAGGTTATACACATGTTATTGGCTTGTTCTTAGCTGGAGGAATCTCAGGCTTTTGGCAAAATATTCAATTTTTAGCTGAAGAACATCCTGAGATTGAAATGGCATTTCCAGACAGTAAGATCACATCTGCTCCTTTAGGTAGTATGGTAAAAAATGTGCTAGATTGGTCACGTCAAGGAATGACATTTCAAGCTATTTTAAACAAGCTGCAAGAACAGATTGATGGGACGACAGCCTTTATTATGGTTGATGACCTTAATCATCTGGTTAAAGGCGGACGCCTGTCAAATGGGTCTGCTCTTCTTGGAAATCTTTTGAGTATTAAACCTATTTTACGCTTTGATGAAGAGGGAAAAATCGTTGTTTATGAAAAAGTGAGAACAGAAAAGAAAGCCATGAAACGCTTGGTTGAGATTTTAAATGACTTGATAGCAGACGGTCAGTATAATGTGTTTATTATTCACTCAAAAGCACAAGACAAAGCTGATTATTTGAAACGACTCTTACAAGACAGTGGTTATCAATATGACATTGAAGAGGTTCATTTTGGAGCGGTGATTGCTACTCATTTAGGAGAAGGAGCCATTGCATTTGGCGTAACACCGAGGCTTTAA
- a CDS encoding CCA tRNA nucleotidyltransferase has product MKLMTMPSEFQKALPILTKIKEAGYEAYFVGGSVRDVLLERPIHDVDIATSSYPEETKAIFNRTVDVGIEHGTVLVLENGGEYEITTFRTEDIYVDYRRPSQVSFVRSLEEDLKRRDFTVNALALDENGQVIDKFRGLIDLKQKRLRAVGKAEERFEEDALRIMRGFRFAASLDFDIEAITFEAMRSHSPLLEKISVERSFTEFDKLLMAPHWRKGISAMIACQAYDYLPGLKQQEAGLNHLIVSLKDNFTFSDYHQAWAYVMISLAIEDPKSFLKAWKTSNDFQRYVTKLIALYRIRQERSFEKLDIYQYGKKMASLVEDLRKAQSLSVDMDRINTLDQALVIHDKHDIVLNGSHLIKDFGMKSGPQLGLMLEKVELAIVEGRLDNDFTTIEAFVREELAT; this is encoded by the coding sequence ATGAAATTAATGACAATGCCTTCTGAGTTTCAGAAGGCTTTACCCATATTGACTAAAATAAAAGAAGCTGGTTATGAAGCCTATTTTGTGGGAGGAAGCGTCAGAGATGTTTTACTCGAGCGTCCCATTCATGATGTAGATATTGCAACTAGTTCCTATCCTGAAGAGACTAAAGCGATTTTTAACAGAACTGTCGATGTTGGCATTGAACATGGTACAGTGCTCGTGCTTGAAAATGGCGGTGAGTATGAAATTACAACCTTTAGGACAGAAGATATCTATGTTGATTATCGCCGTCCTAGTCAGGTTTCTTTTGTGCGCTCTTTAGAGGAAGACTTAAAACGAAGAGACTTTACCGTCAATGCCTTGGCCTTGGATGAAAATGGTCAAGTTATTGATAAATTTAGAGGACTCATTGATTTAAAGCAAAAACGGTTACGAGCAGTGGGTAAAGCAGAGGAACGTTTTGAAGAAGATGCACTACGCATTATGAGAGGCTTTCGATTTGCGGCGAGTCTGGATTTTGACATTGAAGCTATAACTTTTGAAGCTATGAGGAGCCATTCACCTCTATTGGAAAAGATTTCTGTGGAACGTTCTTTTACTGAATTTGATAAATTATTGATGGCACCGCACTGGCGAAAAGGGATTTCTGCCATGATTGCTTGTCAGGCTTACGACTATTTACCAGGCTTGAAGCAGCAGGAAGCAGGCTTGAATCATCTGATAGTTTCTTTGAAAGATAACTTTACCTTTAGTGATTATCACCAAGCTTGGGCTTATGTGATGATTAGTTTAGCCATTGAGGATCCTAAAAGCTTCCTAAAAGCATGGAAGACTTCAAATGATTTTCAGCGTTATGTCACAAAGTTGATTGCTCTTTATAGAATTCGTCAGGAAAGATCTTTTGAAAAATTGGATATTTACCAGTACGGCAAGAAAATGGCGAGTCTAGTGGAAGACCTCCGAAAAGCTCAAAGCTTATCCGTTGACATGGATCGTATTAATACTTTAGATCAGGCACTGGTTATTCATGACAAACACGATATCGTCCTTAATGGTTCTCACCTGATTAAGGATTTTGGGATGAAATCAGGTCCTCAGCTAGGGCTTATGCTTGAGAAAGTTGAATTAGCGATTGTAGAGGGGCGCCTAGATAATGATTTCACTACAATTGAAGCATTTGTTAGAGAGGAATTAGCAACATGA
- a CDS encoding ABC-F family ATP-binding cassette domain-containing protein, producing MSHFLVEKLTKTVGDKTVFQDISFIIHDFDRIGIIGVNGTGKTTLLDVLSGRLGFDGDHSPFSKANDYKIAYLTQDPEFNDAASVLDTVLSADVKAIQLIRQYELLMANYTEDKQESLESLMSEMDRLDAWSIESDVKTVLSKLGITDLEQKVGDLSGGMRRRVQLAQVLLGAADLLLLDEPTNHLDIDTIAWLTTYLKTAKKTVLFITHDRYFLDHVATRIFELDKAGLTEYQGNYQDYVRLKAEQDERDAANLHKKKQLYKQELAWMRTQPQARATKQQARINRFSDLKKEVHQDSSADKLEMTFETSRIGKKVIHFEDLSFAYGDRQLIKDFNLIIQNKDRIGIVGDNGVGKSTLLNIINGDLKPTSGKLDIGDTIRVGYFSQQLKDMDETKRVINYLQEVADEVKTSVGTTSISELLEQFLFPRSSHGTLIAKLSGGEKKRLYLLKLLIEKPNVLLLDEPTNDLDIATLKVLENFLANFAGPVITVSHDRYFLDKVATKILAFEEGDIRVFYGNYSDYLDEKVFEKETVEADLAKTTVTEEVPLPQKEERKRMSYLEKQEWAQIEDKIATIEANIEEIENQMLTVVSDYGQLAQLQKELDQRNNDLLLAYERFEYLSGLDI from the coding sequence ATGAGCCATTTTTTGGTGGAGAAATTAACAAAAACGGTGGGAGATAAGACCGTCTTTCAAGATATTTCCTTTATTATTCATGACTTTGACCGTATTGGGATTATTGGGGTTAATGGAACAGGAAAAACAACTCTTTTAGATGTGTTGTCGGGAAGGCTTGGTTTTGACGGAGATCATTCACCATTTTCTAAAGCCAATGATTACAAAATCGCTTACTTAACACAAGACCCTGAATTTAACGATGCAGCTTCTGTTTTAGATACGGTATTATCAGCTGATGTTAAAGCTATTCAACTGATTCGTCAGTACGAACTATTGATGGCGAATTATACTGAGGATAAACAAGAAAGCTTAGAGTCCCTCATGTCTGAAATGGATCGATTAGATGCTTGGTCTATTGAAAGTGATGTCAAAACAGTCCTATCAAAATTAGGCATCACGGATTTGGAACAAAAAGTGGGAGACCTATCAGGTGGTATGAGAAGACGTGTCCAGTTAGCTCAAGTGTTGCTAGGAGCTGCTGACTTACTCTTGTTGGATGAGCCGACCAACCATCTCGATATTGACACCATCGCTTGGTTAACAACCTATCTCAAGACAGCTAAAAAAACCGTCCTTTTTATTACCCATGACCGTTATTTCCTTGATCATGTGGCTACCCGTATTTTTGAATTGGATAAAGCGGGACTGACAGAATATCAAGGCAATTACCAAGACTATGTGCGCTTAAAAGCAGAACAAGACGAACGAGATGCTGCTAATTTACACAAGAAGAAGCAACTCTATAAACAAGAATTAGCCTGGATGAGGACGCAACCACAGGCGCGTGCAACCAAACAGCAGGCTAGAATCAATCGTTTCAGTGACTTGAAAAAAGAAGTTCACCAAGACAGTTCTGCGGATAAATTGGAGATGACTTTCGAAACGAGCCGAATTGGGAAGAAGGTGATTCACTTTGAAGACCTTTCTTTTGCTTATGGCGACCGACAGTTGATTAAGGATTTTAACTTGATTATTCAAAATAAAGATCGTATTGGAATTGTTGGAGATAACGGCGTCGGAAAATCTACCCTGTTAAATATCATTAACGGTGATCTCAAACCAACTTCTGGGAAGCTTGATATTGGAGATACTATTCGTGTAGGTTATTTCTCTCAGCAGCTCAAAGATATGGATGAGACCAAACGGGTCATTAATTACCTTCAAGAAGTGGCTGATGAGGTTAAAACAAGTGTGGGAACAACGAGTATCAGTGAGCTTTTAGAACAATTTCTTTTTCCGAGATCAAGTCATGGCACGCTGATTGCTAAATTATCTGGTGGGGAGAAAAAACGGCTCTACTTGCTAAAACTGCTCATTGAAAAGCCAAATGTTCTTCTCCTTGATGAGCCAACAAATGATTTAGACATTGCCACCTTGAAGGTCTTAGAAAACTTTTTAGCTAACTTTGCAGGACCAGTCATTACGGTTAGTCACGATCGTTATTTCCTAGACAAAGTAGCTACTAAGATTTTAGCCTTTGAAGAAGGCGATATTCGTGTTTTTTATGGCAATTACAGTGATTACCTTGATGAAAAAGTTTTTGAAAAAGAAACAGTTGAGGCAGACTTAGCTAAAACAACAGTCACTGAAGAAGTGCCACTTCCTCAAAAAGAGGAAAGAAAGCGCATGTCCTACCTTGAAAAACAAGAATGGGCTCAGATAGAAGATAAAATAGCAACTATTGAGGCTAATATTGAAGAAATTGAAAACCAAATGTTAACTGTAGTTAGTGATTATGGCCAGTTAGCTCAATTACAAAAGGAACTCGATCAGCGCAATAATGATTTATTATTGGCGTATGAACGGTTTGAGTATTTGAGTGGACTAGACATATAA
- a CDS encoding peptide deformylase produces MIREIITDHFLLQQKAQVAKKEDLWIGQDLQDTLAFYRQECLGMAANMIGEQKRIVIVSMGFIDLVMFNPVMVSKKGIYQTKESCLSLSGYRKTQRYDKITVEYLDHNWRPKRLSLTGLTAQICQHELDHLEGILI; encoded by the coding sequence ATGATTAGAGAAATCATAACAGATCATTTTTTATTACAGCAAAAAGCGCAAGTCGCCAAGAAAGAAGATCTATGGATTGGCCAAGATTTACAAGATACCTTAGCCTTTTATAGACAGGAATGTCTTGGGATGGCTGCCAATATGATTGGTGAACAAAAGCGCATTGTTATTGTGAGTATGGGATTTATTGATTTGGTTATGTTTAATCCTGTGATGGTTTCTAAAAAGGGAATTTACCAAACTAAAGAATCTTGTTTGTCGTTATCTGGCTATCGCAAAACACAGCGGTATGATAAGATTACTGTTGAGTATTTGGACCATAATTGGCGACCAAAGCGATTAAGCTTAACAGGCTTAACTGCTCAAATATGCCAGCACGAATTAGATCATCTAGAAGGTATTTTAATTTAA
- a CDS encoding surface-anchored 5'-nucleotidase, protein MKKYFILKSSVLSILTSFTLLVTDVQADQVDVQFLGVNDFHGALDNTGTAYTPSGKIPNAGTAAQLGAYMDDAEIDFKQANQDGTSIRVQAGDMVGASPANSALLQDEPTVKVFNKMKFEYGTLGNHEFDEGLDEFNRIMTGQAPDPESTINDITKQYEHEASHQTIVIANVIDKKTKDIPYGWKPYAIKDIAINDKIVKIGFIGVVTTEIPNLVLKQNYEHYQFLDVAETIAKYAKELQEQHVHAIVVLAHVPATSKDGVVDHEMATVMEKVNQIYPEHSIDIIFAGHNHQYTNGTIGKTRIVQALSQGKAYADVRGTLDTDTNDFIKTPSANVVAVAPGIKTENSDIKAIINHANDIVKTVTERKIGTATNSSTISKTENIDKESPVGNLATTAQLTIAKKTFPTVDFAMTNNGGIRSDLVVKNDRTITWGAAQAVQPFGNILQVIQMTGQHIYDVLNQQYDENQTYFLQMSGLTYTYTDNDPKNSDTPFKIVKVYKDNGEEINLTTTYTVVVNDFLYGGGDGFSAFKKAKLIGAINTDTEAFITYITNLEASGKTVNATIKGVKNYVTSNLESSTKVNSAGKHSIISKVFRNRDGNTVSSEVISDLLTSTENTNNSLGKKETTTNKNTISSSTLPITGDNYKMSPIMTILALISLGGLNAFIKKRKS, encoded by the coding sequence ATGAAAAAATATTTTATTTTAAAAAGTAGTGTATTGAGTATCCTGACTAGTTTTACTCTATTAGTTACAGATGTTCAAGCAGATCAAGTTGATGTGCAATTCCTTGGCGTCAATGATTTTCACGGCGCTCTTGATAATACCGGAACAGCTTACACACCAAGTGGTAAAATACCAAATGCTGGGACGGCTGCTCAATTAGGTGCTTATATGGATGACGCTGAGATAGACTTCAAGCAAGCAAATCAAGACGGAACAAGTATACGTGTTCAAGCTGGAGATATGGTCGGAGCCAGTCCTGCTAACTCTGCACTTTTACAAGATGAGCCTACTGTCAAAGTCTTTAACAAAATGAAATTTGAATATGGCACTCTTGGTAATCATGAATTTGACGAAGGACTAGATGAATTTAACCGTATCATGACAGGTCAAGCGCCTGATCCTGAATCAACAATTAATGATATCACCAAACAATATGAGCACGAAGCTTCGCATCAAACCATCGTCATTGCTAATGTTATTGATAAAAAAACCAAGGATATCCCCTATGGTTGGAAACCTTATGCTATAAAAGACATAGCCATTAATGACAAAATCGTTAAGATTGGCTTCATTGGTGTTGTGACTACAGAGATTCCAAATCTCGTTTTAAAGCAAAACTATGAACACTATCAATTTTTAGATGTAGCTGAAACCATTGCCAAATATGCTAAAGAACTACAAGAACAACATGTTCATGCTATTGTGGTTTTAGCTCATGTTCCTGCAACAAGTAAAGATGGTGTTGTTGATCATGAAATGGCTACGGTTATGGAAAAAGTGAACCAAATCTATCCCGAACATAGCATTGATATTATTTTTGCAGGACATAATCATCAATACACTAATGGAACTATCGGTAAAACACGTATCGTTCAAGCCCTCTCTCAAGGAAAAGCTTATGCAGATGTCCGTGGTACGCTAGATACTGATACCAATGATTTTATTAAAACTCCATCAGCAAATGTTGTTGCTGTAGCACCAGGTATCAAAACAGAAAATTCAGATATCAAAGCTATAATAAATCATGCTAATGATATTGTTAAAACAGTTACTGAACGAAAAATCGGAACTGCAACTAATTCTTCAACTATTTCTAAAACAGAAAATATTGATAAAGAATCTCCTGTCGGTAACTTAGCAACAACGGCTCAGCTTACTATTGCTAAGAAAACTTTTCCAACTGTTGACTTTGCTATGACCAATAATGGTGGTATTCGAAGTGACCTAGTTGTCAAAAATGACCGGACCATCACCTGGGGAGCTGCACAGGCTGTACAACCATTTGGTAATATCCTTCAAGTCATTCAAATGACTGGTCAACACATTTACGATGTCCTAAATCAGCAATACGATGAAAACCAGACCTATTTTCTTCAAATGTCAGGTTTAACATACACTTATACAGATAATGATCCTAAGAACTCTGATACCCCCTTCAAGATAGTTAAGGTTTATAAAGACAATGGTGAAGAAATTAACTTAACAACTACTTACACCGTTGTTGTCAACGACTTTCTTTATGGTGGTGGTGATGGCTTTTCAGCATTTAAAAAAGCTAAATTAATCGGAGCTATTAACACAGATACTGAAGCTTTCATCACATATATCACAAATTTAGAAGCATCAGGTAAAACTGTTAATGCTACTATAAAAGGGGTTAAAAATTATGTAACTTCAAACCTTGAAAGTTCGACAAAAGTTAATAGTGCTGGTAAACACAGTATCATTAGTAAGGTTTTTAGAAATCGTGATGGCAATACAGTGTCTAGTGAAGTCATTTCAGACCTTTTGACTTCTACTGAAAACACTAATAACAGCCTTGGCAAAAAAGAAACAACAACAAACAAAAATACTATCTCTAGTTCCACTCTTCCAATAACAGGGGACAATTATAAAATGTCTCCTATTATGACAATCCTTGCCTTGATAAGCTTAGGTGGACTAAACGCTTTTATTAAAAAAAGGAAATCCTAG
- a CDS encoding GTP pyrophosphokinase family protein, translating to MKERLEHYSTSSIYSGFEVYLPLVLQTITDVIIAENIKSKKETGFKLYEHFTSRIKSEASMIEKCQRKQLPLTSKSALKIIKDSIGIRIICGFIDDIYRMVDLLKSIPGMSVNTEKDYILNAKPNGYRSYHLILELETHFPDILGEKKGCYFIEVQLRTIAQDSWASLEHQMKYKHQVANAEMITRELKRCADELASCDVTMQTIRQLIQETTEEE from the coding sequence ATGAAAGAAAGACTAGAACATTATTCTACCAGCTCTATATATAGCGGATTTGAAGTGTACTTGCCGTTGGTACTACAGACAATAACAGATGTGATTATTGCTGAGAATATCAAAAGCAAAAAAGAAACGGGGTTTAAACTATACGAACACTTTACATCCCGTATTAAATCGGAAGCTTCGATGATTGAAAAATGTCAACGCAAACAGCTTCCTCTAACAAGCAAATCTGCGTTAAAAATCATTAAAGATAGTATCGGTATTCGCATTATTTGTGGTTTTATTGATGATATTTATCGGATGGTAGACTTGCTCAAAAGCATTCCTGGTATGTCAGTTAACACTGAAAAAGATTATATTTTAAATGCCAAGCCTAATGGCTATAGATCATATCATCTCATTTTGGAATTAGAAACACATTTTCCAGATATTTTAGGGGAAAAAAAAGGATGTTATTTTATAGAAGTGCAGTTGCGAACCATTGCTCAAGACTCTTGGGCTAGCTTGGAACATCAAATGAAGTACAAACATCAAGTTGCTAATGCAGAAATGATTACAAGAGAGTTAAAGCGTTGTGCAGACGAGTTGGCATCTTGTGATGTTACCATGCAAACCATTCGTCAATTGATTCAAGAAACGACGGAGGAAGAGTAA